Proteins encoded in a region of the Triticum dicoccoides isolate Atlit2015 ecotype Zavitan chromosome 3A, WEW_v2.0, whole genome shotgun sequence genome:
- the LOC119266976 gene encoding uncharacterized protein LOC119266976 isoform X2 gives MLPGPGQMAQLLHPQDSGFYGRKEMGGRWSFLELFGLRRRLRSTKKMISDKKHGSRLRGCYVPFKDEDSGVTDEQRAVIDEYKNTKVKNKHKGSKKSSGKSGLKSLFSRKLYGKEDQKEKMLPVGPKLLRTLSIHYLENNDYVLNGQSAANGDSSSHDAKLSLPNDTSTNLQQDTLSNLDGSGTDHVKRKSHRSISMDGILHKVPYGQRLSGDNIRQELPRSASATYDRDGLKPCIGTAAKRHGNSGFRRSRSLSESLESYSHLLDSISSSESKRLLTSSKSTRDHSLDGLDAATALQRTSISQLRSKSVVRLAEFLVIPEDTLAPEVPEEIVGDVKLAVDEGSCNEVAGGSEDPVSLEELLSECDVVESSTEDNLCIAPLASEVVDVSEEQAPLASSEMVDVSEEAATYDDDLEVLSSTQAKLCTDPSASEVDIPEEHATTCNDDDLIHSSTGADPCTLLSLLQSADVDIAEQQVPPSDDQIRSCITQPSEDIDIAEELATISEDNQIHSFDSLKSVKDHPAASSENQTMLNDSSLVEKTVHSNEAHDHSVGTDDDLDSSTSVKPPTSSSTEENILLQENNLTDLNALQEAADDPKNEAELAYVNDIFNKSSFRDEALFEAWRSQNRAALQEDDCQHYDAAAAAIDFTDMSADELLLFDLTNEALLEVYKDYAAGESRQPRFSSFQRPKPVGDRALRDLRSRVGRQLDERPQSGVEVDVDAVLSSDLGKAERWSNFRREADQVASLVANSVLDRLVTELALQLAKF, from the exons ATGCTGCCGGGCCCAGGACAAATGGCCCAGCTGTTGCACCCTCAGGACTCTGGGTTTTATGGAAGGAAGGAAATGGGGGGCCGATGGAGCTTTCTTGAGTTGTTTGGCCTTCGCCGGCGCCTACGGTCCACGAAGAAGATGATCTCTGACAAGAAACATG GAAGTAGGCTTCGAGGTTGCTATGTTCCATTCAAAGACGAAGACAGTGGTGTCACGGATGAGCAGAGAGCTGTCATAGATGAGTACAAAAACACTAAA GTTAAAAATAAACACAAGGGTTCAAAAAAGAGTTCTGGTAAGTCGGGTCTGAAGTCATTATTTTCAAGAAAATTGTACGGAAAGGAAGATCAGAAAGAGAagatgcttcctgttggaccaaagctgctGCGCACCCTTTCAATACATTACTTGGAAAACAATGACTATGTTCTGAATGGTCAGTCAGCTGCCAATGGTGACAGTTCTTCACACGACGCTAAACTGTCACTACCAAATGACACCAGTACAAACTTGCAACAGGATACGTTAAGCAACCTGGATGGTTCTGGTACTGACCATGTGAAACGGAAGAGCCACCGTAGCATCTCCATGGATGGGATTCTTCACAAGGTACCCTATGGGCAGAGGCTTTCTGGAGATAACATTAGACAAGAACTTCCTCGATCAGCCTCTGCCACATATGACAGGGATGGTCTGAAACCTTGCATTGGTACTGCTGCAAAGAGACATGGGAACAGCGGTTTTCGGCGTTCGCGTTCCCTATCTGAATCACTGGAGAGCTACTCTCACTTGCTTGATTCCATTTCAAGCAGTGAATCCAAAAGGCTGCTGACAAGCTCGAAGTCCACTAGGGATCACTCTTTGGATGGCCTTGATGCAGCAACTGCACTGCAGAGAACTTCCATTTCTCAGCTCAGATCAAAAAGTGTGGTTAGACTTGCTGAATTTCTTGTGATTCCAGAAGACACATTGGCACCAGAAGTTCCAGAGGAAATAGTTGGAGATGTGAAACTTGCTGTGGATGAGGGTTCTTGTAATGAGGTTGCTGGTGGCTCTGAGGATCCTGTGTCACTTGAAGAGTTGTTGAGCGAGTGCGACGTCGTGGAATCATCGACTGAAGACAATTTATGTATTGCTCCTTTAGCTTCAGAGGTGGTTGATGTTTCAGAAGAACAAGCTCCTTTAGCTTCTTCAGAGATGGTTGATGTTTCAGAAGAAGCTGCAACTTATGATGATGATCTGGAGGTTCTCTCATCGACCCAAGCCAAGCTGTGTACCGACCCTTCAGCATCTGAAGTTGACATCCCAGAAGAACATGCAACAACCTGTAATGATGATGATCTTATTCACTCGTCAACTGGAGCTGATCCTTGCACTCTTCTTAGTCTTCTGCAATCAGCAGACGTCGACATTGCAGAACAGCAAGTGCCACCTTCTGATGATCAAATTCGGTCATGCATCACCCAACCTTCAGAAGACATCGACATTGCAGAAGAACTGGCAACAATCTCTGAAGACAATCAGATCCATTCATTCGATTCTTTGAAATCAGTCAAAG ACCATCCTGCTGCTAGTTCAGAGAACCAAACAATGCTGAATG ATTCGTCGCTGGTGGAAAAAACTGTCCATTCAAATGAAGCACATGACCATtcagttggcactgatgatgatcTTGATTCTAGCACTTCTGTCAAACCACCAACTAGCTCATCGACTGAGGAGAACATACTTCTTCAGGAGAACAACCTCACCGACCTCAACGCTCTCCAAGAAGCAGCAGATGATCCAAAGAACGAGGCCGAGCTGGCGTACGTCAACGACATATTCAACAAGTCGAGCTTCCGCGACGAGGCGCTGTTCGAAGCTTGGCGCTCGCAGAACCGCGCCGCGCTCCAGGAGGACGACTGCCAGCACTACGACGCCGCGGCGGCGGCCATCGACTTCACCGACATGTCGGCCGACGAGCTGCTCCTCTTCGACCTGACAAACGAGGCGCTGCTCGAGGTCTACAAGGACtacgccgccggcgagtccaggcaGCCCCGCTTCTCCTCCTTCCAGCGGCCCAAGCCCGTCGGCGACCGCGCCCTCAGGGACCTGCGGTCCAGGGTGGGCCGCCAGCTAGACGAGCGGCCGCAGTCCGGCGTGGAGGTCGACGTCGACGCCGTGCTGTCGAGCGACCTGGGCAAGGCGGAGCGCTGGAGCAACTTCCGGCGAGAGGCCGACCAGGTGGCGAGCCTGGTGGCCAACTCCGTGCTCGACAGGCTCGTCACCGAGCTCGCGCTCCAGCTCGCAAAGTTTTGA
- the LOC119266976 gene encoding uncharacterized protein LOC119266976 isoform X1, translating into MLPGPGQMAQLLHPQDSGFYGRKEMGGRWSFLELFGLRRRLRSTKKMISDKKHGSRLRGCYVPFKDEDSGVTDEQRAVIDEYKNTKVKNKHKGSKKSSGKSGLKSLFSRKLYGKEDQKEKMLPVGPKLLRTLSIHYLENNDYVLNGQSAANGDSSSHDAKLSLPNDTSTNLQQDTLSNLDGSGTDHVKRKSHRSISMDGILHKVPYGQRLSGDNIRQELPRSASATYDRDGLKPCIGTAAKRHGNSGFRRSRSLSESLESYSHLLDSISSSESKRLLTSSKSTRDHSLDGLDAATALQRTSISQLRSKSVVRLAEFLVIPEDTLAPEVPEEIVGDVKLAVDEGSCNEVAGGSEDPVSLEELLSECDVVESSTEDNLCIAPLASEVVDVSEEQAPLASSEMVDVSEEAATYDDDLEVLSSTQAKLCTDPSASEVDIPEEHATTCNDDDLIHSSTGADPCTLLSLLQSADVDIAEQQVPPSDDQIRSCITQPSEDIDIAEELATISEDNQIHSFDSLKSVKGTSCVPDPNRDTEDELNLCCEQETESPTSVLDVAFSDHPAASSENQTMLNDSSLVEKTVHSNEAHDHSVGTDDDLDSSTSVKPPTSSSTEENILLQENNLTDLNALQEAADDPKNEAELAYVNDIFNKSSFRDEALFEAWRSQNRAALQEDDCQHYDAAAAAIDFTDMSADELLLFDLTNEALLEVYKDYAAGESRQPRFSSFQRPKPVGDRALRDLRSRVGRQLDERPQSGVEVDVDAVLSSDLGKAERWSNFRREADQVASLVANSVLDRLVTELALQLAKF; encoded by the exons ATGCTGCCGGGCCCAGGACAAATGGCCCAGCTGTTGCACCCTCAGGACTCTGGGTTTTATGGAAGGAAGGAAATGGGGGGCCGATGGAGCTTTCTTGAGTTGTTTGGCCTTCGCCGGCGCCTACGGTCCACGAAGAAGATGATCTCTGACAAGAAACATG GAAGTAGGCTTCGAGGTTGCTATGTTCCATTCAAAGACGAAGACAGTGGTGTCACGGATGAGCAGAGAGCTGTCATAGATGAGTACAAAAACACTAAA GTTAAAAATAAACACAAGGGTTCAAAAAAGAGTTCTGGTAAGTCGGGTCTGAAGTCATTATTTTCAAGAAAATTGTACGGAAAGGAAGATCAGAAAGAGAagatgcttcctgttggaccaaagctgctGCGCACCCTTTCAATACATTACTTGGAAAACAATGACTATGTTCTGAATGGTCAGTCAGCTGCCAATGGTGACAGTTCTTCACACGACGCTAAACTGTCACTACCAAATGACACCAGTACAAACTTGCAACAGGATACGTTAAGCAACCTGGATGGTTCTGGTACTGACCATGTGAAACGGAAGAGCCACCGTAGCATCTCCATGGATGGGATTCTTCACAAGGTACCCTATGGGCAGAGGCTTTCTGGAGATAACATTAGACAAGAACTTCCTCGATCAGCCTCTGCCACATATGACAGGGATGGTCTGAAACCTTGCATTGGTACTGCTGCAAAGAGACATGGGAACAGCGGTTTTCGGCGTTCGCGTTCCCTATCTGAATCACTGGAGAGCTACTCTCACTTGCTTGATTCCATTTCAAGCAGTGAATCCAAAAGGCTGCTGACAAGCTCGAAGTCCACTAGGGATCACTCTTTGGATGGCCTTGATGCAGCAACTGCACTGCAGAGAACTTCCATTTCTCAGCTCAGATCAAAAAGTGTGGTTAGACTTGCTGAATTTCTTGTGATTCCAGAAGACACATTGGCACCAGAAGTTCCAGAGGAAATAGTTGGAGATGTGAAACTTGCTGTGGATGAGGGTTCTTGTAATGAGGTTGCTGGTGGCTCTGAGGATCCTGTGTCACTTGAAGAGTTGTTGAGCGAGTGCGACGTCGTGGAATCATCGACTGAAGACAATTTATGTATTGCTCCTTTAGCTTCAGAGGTGGTTGATGTTTCAGAAGAACAAGCTCCTTTAGCTTCTTCAGAGATGGTTGATGTTTCAGAAGAAGCTGCAACTTATGATGATGATCTGGAGGTTCTCTCATCGACCCAAGCCAAGCTGTGTACCGACCCTTCAGCATCTGAAGTTGACATCCCAGAAGAACATGCAACAACCTGTAATGATGATGATCTTATTCACTCGTCAACTGGAGCTGATCCTTGCACTCTTCTTAGTCTTCTGCAATCAGCAGACGTCGACATTGCAGAACAGCAAGTGCCACCTTCTGATGATCAAATTCGGTCATGCATCACCCAACCTTCAGAAGACATCGACATTGCAGAAGAACTGGCAACAATCTCTGAAGACAATCAGATCCATTCATTCGATTCTTTGAAATCAGTCAAAGGTACTAGCTGTGTCCCTGACCCCAATAGAGATACTGAAGATGAGTTAAATTTATGCTGTGAACAAGAAACTGAAAGTCCAACCTCTGTTCTGGATGTGGCCTTCTCAGACCATCCTGCTGCTAGTTCAGAGAACCAAACAATGCTGAATG ATTCGTCGCTGGTGGAAAAAACTGTCCATTCAAATGAAGCACATGACCATtcagttggcactgatgatgatcTTGATTCTAGCACTTCTGTCAAACCACCAACTAGCTCATCGACTGAGGAGAACATACTTCTTCAGGAGAACAACCTCACCGACCTCAACGCTCTCCAAGAAGCAGCAGATGATCCAAAGAACGAGGCCGAGCTGGCGTACGTCAACGACATATTCAACAAGTCGAGCTTCCGCGACGAGGCGCTGTTCGAAGCTTGGCGCTCGCAGAACCGCGCCGCGCTCCAGGAGGACGACTGCCAGCACTACGACGCCGCGGCGGCGGCCATCGACTTCACCGACATGTCGGCCGACGAGCTGCTCCTCTTCGACCTGACAAACGAGGCGCTGCTCGAGGTCTACAAGGACtacgccgccggcgagtccaggcaGCCCCGCTTCTCCTCCTTCCAGCGGCCCAAGCCCGTCGGCGACCGCGCCCTCAGGGACCTGCGGTCCAGGGTGGGCCGCCAGCTAGACGAGCGGCCGCAGTCCGGCGTGGAGGTCGACGTCGACGCCGTGCTGTCGAGCGACCTGGGCAAGGCGGAGCGCTGGAGCAACTTCCGGCGAGAGGCCGACCAGGTGGCGAGCCTGGTGGCCAACTCCGTGCTCGACAGGCTCGTCACCGAGCTCGCGCTCCAGCTCGCAAAGTTTTGA